From Rhopalosiphum padi isolate XX-2018 chromosome 2, ASM2088224v1, whole genome shotgun sequence:
GAGTGATGgtttttcaaactatttaaatGTTGCTCGAAAGCAAAATATTAACCCTATGgatggtaaataaatattatttatattcttaatattaaattaaaatacttttttaatttcagttttgTCATCAAGGAAGAATCATTTTAtgcataattttaatgttaatgcaACATTTCAAGGTTTTACTGCTTTTCATTATGCAgcgttatcaaataatattgagtCATTGAAAGTTCTTATGGATTATGGAGCTGATCCTTATTTAAAATCTGTGTCTGGCTATAAACCAATAGATTTGGTTACAGACTTTACAATTTATGAACTACTTACTGATTATGAAaacaatgtaaattttaatgtattactcAGTAAAGATATTCAAAAACCAAATATTCTATCAAGTTTGTTGACTTGTGttcacttattattaatatattgtaacaaattatactttaactaactatatataaagtcatttaattatttattaatttttttataaaacaccaTCAACTAAtacactaataaattattaatatttatatacctaacattaattacatttgtattttaccatttttattaattcaaatttatcattaatgtatttatgggaataataatttcaaaatttaaaataaaactgtcagtataacaaatatttcttggagtcaaatataataacaatttgtatttaattattaattataaactcttaattaaatgtaaaatatgtgtaatggattaaaattatgtttgaaaatttgtCTTATACTTCTcaactattatatttgttttttaacaatatattaaaaagaaacagttttaatttaataataattaaatatataataaataaataatatggtgtCTAAAATAAGGTTTttggatatatttattatataatacttttggattttaaatataattcaaaataataatttttcagtttgaactaattaaaaataaaaaggaagcagaaatacgaaaaaaatttcCTTTAGAATTGAGgttgaaacaaaaaattattggcCAAGAAAATGCTATTAATGTTGTCTCATCAGgttgtatgaataataaatctgtgtttattaccttttatttattatacttcaatTGCATATTAGCTATCAGACGTAAAGAAAATGGTTGGATGGATGATGAACATCCATTAGTGTTTTTGTTCCTTGGTTCATCTGGCATAGGTAAAACGGAATTGGCTAAACAGATTGCTAGCTActtacataaaaacaataaagatGGTTTCATTAGACTTGATATGTCTGAGTACCAAGAAAAACATGaggtttgtaaaaaaaaaaatatattcatctaatatatattaatgatatttatgtaatagGTTGCCAAAATGATTGGCTCTCCACCAGGGTATATTGGATATGATGATGGAGGTTACCTTACAAAACAGTTAGCTAAAAATCCTAATGCTGTTGTATTGTTTGATGAAGTTGAAAAAGCTCATACAGacatattaacaatattgttacAACTGTTTGATGAGGTACGATGAATTTTTACTAAACCTTGATATTAAATGTTACTTGTATTGTGTAAAGTgaggt
This genomic window contains:
- the LOC132920682 gene encoding mitochondrial disaggregase-like isoform X3; translated protein: MDVLSSRKNHFMHNFNVNATFQGFTAFHYAALSNNIESLKVLMDYGADPYLKSVSGYKPIDLVTDFTIYELLTDYENNFELIKNKKEAEIRKKFPLELRLKQKIIGQENAINVVSSAIRRKENGWMDDEHPLVFLFLGSSGIGKTELAKQIASYLHKNNKDGFIRLDMSEYQEKHEVAKMIGSPPGYIGYDDGGYLTKQLAKNPNAVVLFDEVEKAHTDILTILLQLFDEGRITDGKGKTIVCKNAIFVMTSNLASNEIADHALELRNEQRQNKLIEDSWISNKKIEKHEEVVTFISKKFKDQIVKPILKKHFKRDEFLGRINEVVYFLPFSEIELKTIVQRELQYWQELALKKHNIQIEWDSAVEHVIIGAYDVNYGARSIKHEVERSVVAQLAKAHENGLIKKNTVVKIEADITKGDHGNIFLKI